CCGGCCTCCTCCTGGGCTCCCGGCCAGTACTGGCACCCCTGTGCACCCACAGCTCTGAGACAGAGGGAGCCTGAGGGAGCCACGGGGCTAGTTGCAGGGGTGCCATGGGCACGGAGCACTCTGAGAGCCGCAAGTCCTAGCCCAATAGCCCCTGAGCATAGGGTGTGCGAGCCCGCACTTCTCTCTGCCCacgaggtgtgtgtgtgtccgtgtgcagccaccagcacagaggccaggagCTGAAGGATCCGTCTCTGCTGCCGGTAGCGTGGGGTCTGTCCAGACGTGGGGCACAGTGGTCCCCGGTCTGAGGAGGCCTGGGAGCAGGTGTGGGCCTGTGGCATTTCCACCTCCCTGTGCCTGTGTGTCTTTGGTCTGTGAGAGGAGGAGATGATAAAACTATCTGTGGGCCtggccccaggcctccctggcTGGGACTCAGGTTGTCAGCGACAGCAGGCCACCCACCTAGCTGTCCTATCTAGAGGCCGAGGGGCAGGAGCAGCCCTGGCCTacctctcactctcctctctggTCCCCTCAGGCTCCTCCTGGTCACCAGCCTGGCGGCCCTgctgctgggggagaggggcttgGCGTCCAAGCGCCAGGTATGTGTAAAGGGCTCTGCCTGCCCCCACTCCACCAGCAAGGAGTGTGAAGAAAGGGCACCAAGCTGGCCTGTGACAGAGAAGGCAGGGCACTAATGTGACTGCAGGTCTCTGTGCGGTGGGTGGCCCTGTGGGCGCTGGTAGGGACCCTCAGGAtgaggagcggggaggggggaggtctgAGGGGAAAAAGCTCAGTGACACCTAAGGGATCCGGGTGGAGGAGGGGCCTTAGATGACACACACTTGCACTGTGAGGGCACGCCCTCCGTCCTTGGGCGTCGCTGCTCCGATCCCTTCTGTGCTGTGTCCTACCCCCCCTCCCATGCCTCCCTGCCTTGGGTCACGACCACTCAGATTTGCACACCTGGGAGAGGCCCAACCCTTCCCAGCAAGGGACAGCTAGCTGGTCCCTCCACGGGGTCACCTGCTTCATATACTCCCCTGTCCTCTACAAGAGGGCTGGGATGAGGACCTGGCCCCTTCCTCTAGCCATCAGCCCGAGACGGGGGTGCAGACGCAACCCCAGGAGCTGCCCTGTCTCTTCAGTAACCACAGGGCCTCCACCCAGTCCCCAGAGGgcagaggggtggaggggtggctTTGGCAGGTGTGGTCCAGGGGGCCTTGGAGCCCTCTCTCTCCAGGTGTCCTCTGACTTTGGACCCTTGTGGACTGCATGGAGCCCACACCTGTGACCTTTTCTTCCAGGTCCTCATTGAGACCAAAGGCAAAATTGGAGCCCCTGAGCAGGACACAGCGGAGTGAGCGTCCCCAGCAGCCCCTTGTGCATTCCCCTGCTGTTGCCCCTTTCAGCCCGCCACCCCCGCCAGCCCATGCCCCAAGCTAACGGCATCGGTGGACAGAGGGGAAATCCTGCCCAGCAGCTTTCAGGAGGAGCAGGGCTGCAGGCAGCATGGGACCCCTAGAATCTGTCAGCAACCAAGTAGAGCACTGGGTCTGAGGGCTCTAGGCTGATCCTCTAGGGTGgctgtcccctcacccccaggactGTGGCCTCAGCAGAGCCACTTCTAAGCTATGACCCTTTCCCTACATCCACACAAGGCAACCTTGGCTGGTTCCTCCCTCAGGGCCACACCTGGCCAGGCCAGAGGACACAGTGTCACTCCCCGGCCTGCACAGGCCTGATGTCTggaacgggggtgggggtggggctcctgcCCAAGCTCTCTGGGTCTTCATGGCCCAGGGTTGTGGCCAGGGAAGCATGTGTTGGGCCAGGGTATTTTCTCAGGGACACCCTTGGGAGGACACTCCAGCCTTCCTGGGCCCCCTGCAGCTCAGGGATGTGGTGAGGATGCCTACCTTTTGGGGCTGGGTCCCATGGGGGCTGCCTGGTCATAGCTCTTaagcagggtgggggagagggatggcAGTGCTTgtcctggggccccagggccacTGCCAAGTAATGGAACAGAGCCACCAGGGACCTTGGTGGGGAGCAGTTTCCCACTAGGTCTCACCCCCAGAACCCCCAGAGTCCCCAGGCTGCTCGTAGGGTGGTGGGTGCCCTTATCGCTGGGGTTGGCTGGCTGCCTCCTGTGGCGCCTGTGGCCCTGACTCAGCGGTGCTCCTAGGACCCGGGGCGCCCGAGTTCCCACTTCTCTGAGAAGGGACAAGCAGCTCTCGGGGCTGTCTGGCTGGGACCCGGAGCCTGACCGTGACAGCCTGTACCACCCGCCGCCCGAGGAGGCCCAGGACGAGGCAGGGGTCTGGTCTTGGGCACTGCCACCTCACCAGGGGCTTCAGGGGCCAGAGGAGGATCGAGACCACATCTACCACCCCAGGGAGGACTCCTGAGCGCCCTGAGCCCTCCTCAACTGGAAAAATAAACCTTGCAGATGCGCACCTCACCTATCTTCAAGAGCAGTGACAGCGGCCGGAGCCTGCTCTGTCTGGGAGAAGGGGGGCCTATGTCCTCCTGGGACCACGGGCTTGTCCCCACTCATCGAGAGGCCCCCGAGGCTCCCCAACCGAGCACCCCTGCTCCTGGCATGATCTGCTGCCTCAGGCCTCCTCCTTGTCTGTTGGGATGGGGCCAGGGGCATGGCAGAAGTCGGGGGTTGGGACCAGTCAGCAACCCCCAGGTGGGCCCTGGGGAACACTTGggaggacaggagagggggagggggctcggGCCCAGACTCCAGCGCTCCTCTGCGGGCTGCCCAATGCTGTGTGTGATGTCCTTAATCCCTCGGCACAGCCTGATGTTACAGCTGCAGGGACAGGATCACTGGTTCTTTCACACATCAAGTGTGTGCCGTTTCTGTGTGGCGACCATGTCCCTGCAGCGAGAGGGGGGATTTAgtgccctctgcccccagccgGAGCTGCCCCAGCGGTTGAGGCAGAAGTGCCAGGCAGAGACCACCAAGCTCTTGATTCCAATGCAGCCGGCTGCTCTGGGGATGGGCTGGTCCAAGGTGACCTCAGGCCCCAGAGCTCCGTGTCCTTCCATGGGTCCCAAGCACCTCTGAGGACCTGAATAGTGGTCCTCATCCTGATGCTTTGCCTGACGGGTCACCACCTGGCATTGCTATCCCCACACTGGACAGCAGCCTGTTCAAGGTCCCGCCCTAACAGCAGAGCGGGTTCAAGCCTCACCTCTGTGCACCTTGCATGCCCTGCTCTCACCCCAGACCTGTGTACTGGGGATGCCCCAGAACTGGATTCTGTGTGGCACACAGGAGGGTTCACAGCCCCTCGGGTCAAGGATAGCCATCTGCAAGCAATTTGGGTGTGGGCAGCTGGGGACTGGTGCACAGCTCAGATCCAAGGTCAGTGGTGGACACAGCCCTGAGTGGTGTTTGTGGCCAAGTCTCTCTCCAGCATTACTGGAGCCAAGATTCCGCATGGGCATTTCCTCCAACCCAAAGGCACAGCCATGTGGCTGAGGGCACGGAGAGGCGGGGTgagctgggggttggggagcGTGCAGTTGAGGTGCACAAGCCTCAGGAGCAGAGACACTGGCAGCGGCAAGAGGCCTCTCAAGTGTAGACAACATCCCAAGGTAtttaattgtacactttaaacgtGTACAATTTACTATGTCAGTTaagtctcaataaagctgtttaaagaAAAGCCTTTGTGTGGCTACAAGTGGCAGTGGAATCAGGAGTCTGAGGCTAAGCCCTGGCAGGAACTGGCCCAGGGGAGGGTCTCTTCCCCGGGCTGAGCCCCAGATCTGCAGCCCAGTGGGCTCGCCTGCCCTCCTTGGCATGTGGTGCACCAGCCTGGGCTCAAGCAGGGGGCCCTTCCCCAGCTTCTGAGGCCTGGGGGCCCCTGGTCATGCCAACTCCTGCACCCACATGGCTGAAAGAAGgtctggaggggaaggggagggttcGGGGGAGACCCTGGGGTCCAGAGTGGTGGTGCAGATCCCTCCCACCCCGAGGCCCAACCCAAGCCTCATGCTGGAAGCCATGACAGTTTCCTATGCGTGCCTTCGGGCCAGCTGGCCCTTTGCCTGCTGCTTGAGCCGTGTCCTGTACTTTACCCCCACCTGCCCATTTCCCCGGACAGTTCAGGCTGCTGCATATTCAGTAGGCACTCAACCActggagagagggaacagagatcACAGCAAGGAGCCCGGCTGACTAGCCCCCACCCTCCTCAGCACCCACACACATGAGCACCTCCTGGAGCACCCGGATCAGCCCCTGGCACCTGCCCACCCGGACGTGGGACTTCTCAAAGGCCCCCAGAGCATTCTGTAGTCTCTCCACTCAGGGCCACCTGGGCTCCACCCACCTCCAGGCCTCTTGCATAGTCTGGCCCCCCACCAGGCCCCTATGGGGTCTCCTTGGGGCGGGGTTTGGGGGGGTCTCCACCTGTATGAGCTCTTGTCCCAAACCTGAGgagtgggacagagggaggggtgggcGCTCCTTGGAGCCAATAGCTTCTCTTGTGCTTGGAACCAAACAAGCCTTTATGAGGATGGGGCTGTCGTTGAAGCCTCTGGGCAGAACGCTGACAAGCCACTACACATTCCCACATTTTCATAAATTGGGTGCATCCCAGTCCCAGGGCCCCCTTCCAGGACCGGCCTGGCCCCCGGGGCTCCCAGCTGGGTGTAGTCTGGGTGCTGCTGAGCGGGGCCAGCTCCTCTGCTGTGTGGCTCAGGGATCCAGATTCCTCCCGGGGCCCGGCGGTCTTCACCAGGCGTAGAACAGGGCATCGGGGACCAGCACCCCCTTCGTGAGGATGAGGTTTCCATAGAGGGCCGTCTCCCTGCATCAGGAAGTGAGCTGAGCTCCAGGCTGAGATCCACTCTCTGCCACCCACCCCGCCCACTGTCACCCCGGGCACTGGACAAGTCCAGGGGCCAGTCCTCAGGCAACTGTGGCAGTCATGCTCCCAGTGCGGCATCTAGTCTCAGTTGGGGCAGAGATGAGCAGAGGGTAGGGGGAGctctggagtggggaggagggcccCGCATGGCCCAGACCCAGCCCGGCCAGCAGGACCCCACAGGACCCCGGGGGCCTGGCCAGAACTCACCCAGTTGCTACAACAGCAAAAGACCTTTTGGCCCGCTCATAAAACTCAAACCTCTCTATCTTCGCCAGGGTGTTCTGGAAGGCAAAATGTCGTGGTCAAGGGTCAGAAACCCTCATGGGCCCAAGCAGGGGCATGAGGTCACATGGCTGCCCTGAGCTTCATTTCTCTGGCTCTCCTTGCTGGGTTCTTAAGGACgctcagcctctgagctgtgacGACTGGATGGGCGGGAGCATGGGGGGCGCTGTGGAGGCCGTCTGCCTGGGGCCCTGGCATCCCTTGGAGCTGGCC
The genomic region above belongs to Suricata suricatta isolate VVHF042 chromosome 2, meerkat_22Aug2017_6uvM2_HiC, whole genome shotgun sequence and contains:
- the PRAP1 gene encoding proline-rich acidic protein 1, with product MRRLLLVTSLAALLLGERGLASKRQVLIETKGKIGAPEQDTAETRGARVPTSLRRDKQLSGLSGWDPEPDRDSLYHPPPEEAQDEAGVWSWALPPHQGLQGPEEDRDHIYHPREDS